Proteins encoded by one window of Lycium barbarum isolate Lr01 chromosome 11, ASM1917538v2, whole genome shotgun sequence:
- the LOC132620421 gene encoding ubiquitin-conjugating enzyme E2 10-like — MASRRIHKELRELQRDPPTSCSAGPVAQDMFHWQATIIGPNDSPYAGGVFQVAIHFPPDYPFKPPKVAFKTKVFHPNINNNGNICLDILKDQWSPALTISKVLLSICSLLTDPNPDDPLVSEIAHMYKTDRNKYESVARNWTQKYAMN, encoded by the exons ATGGCATCAAGGAGAATTCACAAGGAACTAAGGGAGTTGCAAAGAGACCCTCCTACTTCATGTAGTGCAG gtcCTGTGGCTCAGGATATGTTTCATTGGCAAGCAACCATTATTGGCCCAAATGACAGCCCTTATGCAGGTGGTGTTTTTCAAGTGGCCATCCATTTCCCCCCTGATTACCCTTTCAAACCCCCCaag GTGGCTTTCAAGACCAAAGTTTTCCACCCAAATATAAACAATAATGGAAATATTTGTTTGGACATTCTTAAGGATCAATGGAGTCCTGCCCTCACCATATCCAAG GTTTTGCTATCCATATGTTCACTGCTAACGGATCCAAATCCAGATGATCCATTGGTATCAGAAATTGCTCATATGTACAAGACTGATAGAAACAAGTATGAATCAGTGGCTCGTAATTGGACTCAAAAATATGCTATGAACTGA